One genomic segment of Tachyglossus aculeatus isolate mTacAcu1 chromosome 17, mTacAcu1.pri, whole genome shotgun sequence includes these proteins:
- the LPO gene encoding lactoperoxidase — MKLFFPFVGVVAMVVLLQPTASDAHGAQPSHPAISSVVTKAKDQVNKAFLASRNTMKSVLNSNSPTSRQMAQFFKQAKGQTRMVIRNAQVWAESIKLLEKDTMLTLMVGPNVTAPQVNLERLFREVGCDAQMPPLKCQDDSPYRTITGECNNRRNTTLGVINRALARWLPADYEDGVSLPYGWSPEKKRNGFVLPLAREVSNKIASYINENGVLDQQRSVIFMQWGQWLDHEMDFAPETEMGSSQHTKDQCDEDCIQEDNCFPIMFPPGDPKLQKQGLCMPFFRSGFVCPIDPTQSLVREQINALTSFVDASMVYGPEVGLATQLRNLTSPLGLLAVNQEFTDAGLPLLPFNSKKPNPCEFINATAGIPCFLAGDSRVSEQILLSVFHTLFLREHNRLARELKRLNPQWDGEKIYQEARKIMGAMVQIISYRDYLPIVLGDELEKMIPKYQGYDDEVDPRVANIFTFAFRFGHTEVPPTVFRLDEHFQPWGPEPELPLHTLFFNSWRLVKDGGIDPLVRGMLTKRSKIMKQNKMMTSELRNQLFQPTHKIHGFDLAAINIQRGRDHGLTDYNNWRRFCGLSQPQNVTELGAVLRNQDLAQKFMDLYGTPNNIDFWIGAIAEPFVPNGRVGPLLACLLGKQFRQVRDGDRFWWENPGVFTHQQRAALARISFSRLLCDNTRLTEVPRDTFKANNYPQDFVPCTSINKLDLSPWVSIRN; from the exons ATGAAGCTGTTTTTCCCCTTCGTGGGGGTCGTGGCGATGGTGGTCCTGCTCCAGCCCACTGCATCTGATGCTCATG GAGCCCAACCGAGTCACCCTGCCATCTCCAGTGTTGTGACTAAAGCCAAGGATCAAGTCAACAAGGCTTTTTTGGCATCTCGGAACAC GATGAAGTCAGTACTGAATTCCAACTCTCCCACAAGTCGTCAAATGGCACAGTTCTTCAAACAGGCCAAGGGCCAGACCCGGATGGTCATCCGCAATGCACAGGTGTGGGCGGAGTCCATAAAGCTCCTAGAAAAGGATACTATGCTGACTTTGATGGTCGGGCCCAATGTCACAG CCCCTCAGGTGAACTTGGAGAGGCTTTTCCGGGAGGTGGGCTGCGACGCCCAGATGCCACCGTTGAAATGCCAGGACGACAGCCCCTACCGGACCATCACGGGTGAATGCAACAACAG GAGGAACACCACATTGGGTGTAATCAACCGAGCCCTGGCCCGCTGGCTGCCCGCCGATTATGAAGATGGTGTCTCTTTGCCCTATGGGTGGAGTCCAGAGAAAAAGCGCAATGGTTTTGTCCTCCCACTG GCCCGGGAGGTGTCCAACAAGATTGCCAGCTATATAAATGAGAATGGGGTCCTGGACCAGCAGAGGTCAGTGATCTTCATGCAGTGGGGGCAGTGGTTAGACCATGAGATGGACTTTGCCCCTGAAACGGAGATGGGAAGCAGCCAGCACACCAAAGACCAATGTGATGAAGACTGCATTCAGGAAGACAACTGTTTCCCCATCATG ttccctcctggtgACCCCAAACTGCAGAAGCAAGGTCTCTGCATGCCCTTCTTCCGATCCGGCTTTGTCTGCCCCATTGATCCTACCCAGTCTCTGGTCCGTGAGCAGATCAACGCCCTGACCTCCTTTGTTGATGCCAGCATGGTCTACGGGCCAGAGGTGGGCCTGGCCACTCAGCTAAGGAATCTGACCAGTCCACTGGGCCTTTTGGCTGTTAACCAGGAGTTCACCGATGCTgggctccccctccttccctttaacAGCAAGAAACCCAACCCCTGTGAATTCATCAATGCCACCGCTGGGATCCCCTGCTTCCTAGCTG GGGACTCCCGGGTCTCAGAGCAAATACTGCTCTCAGTTTTCCACACCCTCTTTTTGCGGGAACACAACCGGCTGGCCAGAGAGCTAAAGAGACTCAACCCCcagtgggatggagagaagatctACCAAGAAGCCCGGAAAATCATGGGAGCCATGGTGCAG atCATCAGCTATAGGGACTACCTTCCCATCGTGCTGGGAGATGAACTGGAGAAGATGATTCCAAAGTACCAGGGCTATGATGATGAGGTAGATCCCCGCGTGGCCAACATCTTCACCTTTGCCTTCCGCTTTGGACACACGGAAGTCCCCCCAACTGTCTTCCGCTTGGATGAGCACTTCCAGCCCTGGGGTCCCGAGCCTGAGCTCCCGCTGCATACCCTCTTCTTCAACAGCTGGAGACTCGTCAAAGATG GGGGAATCGACCCTCTAGTGAGGGGCATGCTGACCAAGCGGTCCAAGATCATGAAGCAGAATAAAATGATGACCAGCGAGCTGCGGAACCAGCTCTTCCAGCCGACCCATAAAATCCATGGCTTCGACCTGGCTGCCATCAACATTCAGCGAGGCCGGGACCATGGACTGACAG ATTACAACAACTGGAGGCGGTTCTGTGGGCTGTCCCAACCTCAAAATGTGACCGAGCTGGGCGCCGTGCTAAGAAACCAAGACCTGGCGCAGAAGTTCATGGATCTGTATGGGACACCGAACAACATCGACTTCTGGATCGGGGCCATCGCCGAGCCCTTCGTACCCAATGGCAGAGTGGGGCCCCTCCTGGCCTGTCTCCTAGGGAAGCAGTTCCGACAAGTCCGGGATGGAGATAG GTTCTGGTGGGAGAACCCCGGCGTGTTCACCCACCAGCAGCGGGCTGCCCTCGCCAGAATCTCCTTCTCCCGCCTCCTGTGTGACAACACCCGTCTGACCGAAGTTCCCAGAGACACCTTCAAGGCCAACAATTACCCCCAAGACTTTGTCCCGTGCACGTCCATCAACAAGCTCGACCTGTCCCCTTGGGTCTCCATCAGGAACTGA